From one Suricata suricatta isolate VVHF042 chromosome 8, meerkat_22Aug2017_6uvM2_HiC, whole genome shotgun sequence genomic stretch:
- the IVL gene encoding involucrin, translating into MSQQHTLPVILPAALCQEPLSPVSPPINTQQEQGKQPTPPPAQCQKTPSELPGVVPLGHRDNYTVLAKGVPEQQCEPQRPEQHPEQQQQEPQQPEQHPEQQQKQESWKQEIHLQEHLEQQQQQKQQEESQKHEIHLEQHPERQQQQQEPQEQGLHLEQHLEQQQQQQQQEPQEQGLHLEQHPEWQQQQQEPQEQGLHLEQHLEQQQQEEPQKHEIHLEQHLEQQQQEEPQEQGLHLEQHLEQQQQQQQQEPQEQGLHLEQHLEQQQQQESQEQGLPLEQHPKQQKDQEVQQQQQKEQCEEHQEAKHLEQQLEQMNAQMKQQQKEQLEQEKKLMDKHLDGELAKRNEHLEKREEQLLEQQEQQPEPAKQQGGQLKQPAFVPAPGQVQEPQLVQPLKGEVMPLTEQQQQQKQEAFDLPKYK; encoded by the coding sequence ATGTCCCAGCAACACACTCTGCCAGTGATCCTGCCCGCTGCACTCTGTCAGGAGCCCCTCAGTCCTGTTTCTCCTCCCATCAATACACAGCAGGAGCAAGGGAAGCAGCCAACCCCACCGCCTGCCCAGTGCCAGAAGACGCCCTCTGAGCTCCCAGGGGTGGTCCCGCTTGGGCACAGGGACAATTATACAGTTCTTGCAAAGGGGGTGCCTGAGCAACAATGTGAGCCACAACGGCCAGAACAGCACCCagaacagcagcagcaggagccaCAGCAGCCGGAACAGCACCCGGAACAGCAGCAGAAGCAAGAGTCATGGAAGCAGGAAATTCACCTGCAAGAGCATCtggaacagcagcagcagcagaagcagcaggaagagtCACAGAAGCATGAAATTCACCTGGAACAGCATCCAGAACGGCAGCAACAGCAGCAAGAGCCACAGGAGCAGGGACTGCACCTGGAACAGCATCtggaacagcagcagcagcagcagcagcaagagccACAGGAGCAGGGACTGCACCTGGAACAGCATCCAGAATGGCAGCAACAGCAGCAAGAGCCACAGGAGCAGGGACTGCACCTGGAACAGCATCTggaacagcagcagcaggaagagcCACAGAAGCACGAAATTCACCTGGAACAGCATCTggaacagcagcagcaggaagagcCACAGGAGCAGGGACTGCACCTGGAACAGCATCtggaacagcagcagcagcagcagcagcaagagccACAGGAGCAGGGACTGCACCTGGAACAGCATCtggaacagcagcagcagcaagagtCACAGGAGCAGGGACTGCCCCTGGAACAGCATCCAAAACAGCAGAAGGATCAGGAAgtacagcagcagcaacaaaagGAACAGTGTGAGGAACATCAGGAAGCAAAACATCTGGAGCAGCAGCTGGAGCAGATGAATGCACAAATGAAGCAGCAGCAAAAGGAACAGCTGGAACAGGAGAAGAAGCTTATGGACAAGCACCTGGATGGAGAGCTAGCAAAGAGAAATGAGCacctggaaaagagagaagagcaaCTTCTGGAACAGCAGGAGCAACAGCCAGAGCCAGCAAAGCAACAGGGAGGGCAGCTGAAACAGCCTGCATTTGTCCCAGCTCCTGGCCAGGTCCAAGAGCCCCAACTAGTCCAGCCTCTGAAGGGAGAAGTCATGCCTCtcacagagcagcagcagcagcagaagcaggaggCATTTGACCTCCCCAAATATAAGTAA